Proteins encoded in a region of the Elaeis guineensis isolate ETL-2024a chromosome 7, EG11, whole genome shotgun sequence genome:
- the LOC105048610 gene encoding FCS-Like Zinc finger 5: MILGKRPRSARSPRPRPPMRRTTSVTEFSAVDLAAAAEASDEDGAHRAHERRREAEPRSVQRRSFTDFELAGTAQFLRACDLCKRHLDPGLDTFIYRVEIGFCSLECRQHQMNIDDQKEKCSLTSPKTHAPQATGGSEMSSNGGTVAAA; encoded by the exons ATGATTTTGGGGAAGCGGCCGCGGTCCGCCCGGTCGCCGCGGCCACGGCCACCGATGCGGCGGACGACGAGTGTGACGGAGTTCTCTGCGGTGGACCTCGCGGCTGCGGCGGAGGCGTCGGACGAGGACGGGGCGCACCGCGCCCACGAGCGGCGGAGGGAGGCGGAGCCGAGGAGCGTCCAGAGGCGAAGCTTCACGGACTTCGAGTTGGCCGGGACGGCCCAGTTCCTCAGGGCCTGTGACCTCTGCAAACGCCACCTAGACCCTGGCCTCGATACTTTCATCTATAG GGTTGAAATTGGATTCTGTAGCCTGGAGTGTAGGCAGCACCAAATGAACATAGATGATCAGAAAGAGAAGTGCTCATTGACATCTCCAAAGACTCATGCTCCCCAAGCAACTGGAGGATCTGAAATGTCCAGCAACGGTGGAACAGTTGCTGCTGCTTAA